A portion of the Simkania negevensis Z genome contains these proteins:
- a CDS encoding glycosyltransferase family protein: MQTITEGVLTGCNEHHEWMLKTWWHYYTLSNSIPVTFVDFGMTKSARMWCEKRAPVITVSLPEVTPKEKIDPQKIKAWDADQTHSNYWSARPLWFAKPQALLQSPYEKTAWIDLDTFVIKPITPLIQACEKTGIALVPETEIGITRGRKVGYYGPNESVYNMGIISYKKSHPFLKMWADACLTKTDQFLGDQDLFAKLAHDEKLPIHVLPRIYNWRLCDGMQEDVVIIHLTHRGKQVLYTKLPIGLL; the protein is encoded by the coding sequence ATGCAAACAATTACTGAAGGCGTCCTTACAGGATGTAACGAACACCACGAATGGATGCTCAAAACGTGGTGGCACTATTACACTCTTTCCAATTCCATCCCTGTGACATTTGTCGATTTTGGGATGACGAAAAGTGCTCGCATGTGGTGCGAAAAAAGGGCTCCGGTCATCACGGTTTCTTTACCAGAAGTAACGCCAAAAGAGAAAATCGATCCCCAAAAAATCAAAGCGTGGGATGCCGATCAAACACACTCGAACTACTGGAGTGCACGCCCCCTTTGGTTTGCAAAACCACAAGCCTTACTGCAAAGTCCCTATGAAAAAACGGCTTGGATTGACCTCGATACTTTTGTCATTAAACCCATCACTCCACTCATTCAAGCATGCGAAAAAACAGGGATTGCCCTTGTTCCTGAAACAGAAATAGGCATTACACGTGGGCGAAAGGTGGGTTATTATGGACCAAATGAATCGGTCTATAATATGGGAATCATCAGCTACAAAAAAAGCCATCCTTTTTTGAAGATGTGGGCTGATGCTTGCTTGACAAAGACTGATCAGTTTCTTGGTGATCAAGATCTCTTTGCAAAACTTGCACACGATGAAAAATTACCAATTCATGTCCTACCACGCATTTACAATTGGCGCCTATGCGATGGAATGCAAGAGGATGTGGTGATTATTCATTTGACGCATCGCGGAAAACAAGTTCTCTATACAAAACTACCAATTGGGTTGTTATGA
- a CDS encoding glycosyltransferase family protein, translating to MKKGVLTGCDIHHEWMLKWWWNHYKTHCDLQIAFCDFGMSKSARTWCETKGTVLSASDHLLKQITRDQKEKWQDLHPDEIWNDREIWFKKPLFLSLTPFEHSVWIDVDAEVKKPLTSLFDFLKKSHFAICQDVPRGIAIRRKKGLLFPDENAFLTGVIAYQSTSPLLKKWIENCLKRNDMFFSEQDALNRTIYEEQIPFEILPSGYNYAPCTDCPLPENLVIYHHPFVQGKNQILQSHTFA from the coding sequence ATGAAAAAAGGTGTTTTAACTGGATGTGATATTCATCATGAATGGATGCTTAAATGGTGGTGGAATCACTACAAAACGCATTGCGATCTTCAGATTGCTTTTTGTGACTTTGGGATGTCCAAAAGTGCACGCACGTGGTGTGAAACTAAAGGAACTGTTTTATCAGCATCAGACCATCTCCTAAAACAAATCACTAGAGATCAAAAAGAAAAATGGCAAGACTTACATCCCGATGAGATTTGGAATGATCGAGAGATTTGGTTTAAAAAGCCCCTTTTCCTCTCATTGACTCCGTTTGAGCACTCGGTTTGGATAGATGTCGATGCCGAGGTGAAAAAACCTCTGACATCTCTTTTTGATTTCCTGAAAAAATCTCACTTTGCCATCTGCCAAGATGTTCCGCGTGGCATTGCAATTCGGCGCAAAAAAGGATTACTTTTCCCCGATGAAAACGCTTTTCTCACTGGGGTAATTGCCTACCAATCAACCTCTCCTTTATTAAAAAAGTGGATTGAAAATTGTCTGAAACGCAATGACATGTTTTTTTCCGAACAAGATGCACTTAACCGAACCATTTACGAAGAACAGATTCCCTTTGAAATCCTCCCAAGTGGCTACAATTATGCTCCTTGTACTGATTGTCCTCTTCCTGAAAATTTAGTCATCTACCACCACCCATTTGTGCAAGGAAAAAATCAAATTCTCCAGTCTCACACTTTTGCATAA
- a CDS encoding glycosyltransferase family protein, translated as MINKSQGILTGCDSNHEWMLKWWWNHYQTCNSYPVTFIDFGMTQGAKNWCETKGQVLTLTPTEVGAAPDCASPFARIKRKTWLSKPQALLKTPYDETIWIDIDAEVKQSLTPLFNQCPKDTFALCPELFFREEAEKNSGIIPKDAKSFNTGVIVYPANAPLLSLWAEAAKQTTALGDQDLLSRLIFEKKVPVILLPSTFNRIHPAIGESDDVIYHYASQMGQSTLLEKLKIGASS; from the coding sequence ATGATCAACAAGAGCCAAGGCATCCTCACCGGATGCGACTCAAACCATGAATGGATGCTTAAATGGTGGTGGAATCACTACCAAACGTGTAATTCATACCCCGTGACATTTATCGATTTTGGGATGACTCAGGGCGCCAAAAACTGGTGTGAAACCAAAGGGCAGGTCCTGACTCTTACCCCCACCGAAGTAGGCGCTGCTCCTGATTGCGCTTCACCATTTGCGCGCATAAAACGAAAAACATGGCTTTCTAAACCTCAAGCTCTATTAAAAACCCCTTATGATGAAACCATTTGGATCGACATTGATGCTGAAGTAAAACAGTCATTGACCCCTCTTTTCAATCAGTGTCCAAAAGACACTTTTGCTCTTTGTCCTGAACTTTTTTTTCGTGAAGAAGCAGAAAAAAATTCCGGCATCATCCCGAAAGATGCGAAGAGCTTTAACACAGGCGTGATTGTCTACCCTGCCAATGCCCCCCTCCTCTCTCTTTGGGCTGAGGCAGCAAAGCAAACAACCGCGCTCGGAGATCAAGACCTGCTCAGTCGGCTCATCTTTGAAAAAAAAGTTCCTGTTATCCTCCTTCCTTCCACATTTAACCGTATCCATCCGGCTATCGGCGAATCGGATGATGTCATTTATCACTACGCGAGTCAAATGGGACAATCGACCCTCCTTGAAAAACTTAAAATAGGAGCTTCTTCATGA
- a CDS encoding glycosyltransferase family protein: protein MTCGVITGCDEKQEWLLKTWWYYYTNSNTYPVTIIDFGMSKSARIWCEKHAQVITVIPPTTASKEEIDLEKIKVWNIITTHQNFWPSRPLWFAKSQAMLKTPYDKTAWIDLDTFVIRSIKPLIDACEETGIAVVPEIEHGIITGKKYGYYKQDEAVYNLGIISYKKDNPFIQRWADNCLKKSAEFMGDQDLFIRMAHEENVAIKELPEIYNWRLTSGWRDDVAIIHFAHTGKQTLYINLKTGVI, encoded by the coding sequence ATGACATGTGGAGTGATTACAGGTTGCGATGAAAAACAAGAGTGGTTGCTCAAAACATGGTGGTATTATTACACAAACAGCAACACCTATCCTGTCACTATTATTGATTTTGGCATGTCGAAAAGCGCACGTATCTGGTGCGAAAAACATGCACAAGTGATAACTGTTATACCCCCTACAACCGCTTCAAAAGAAGAAATTGATCTAGAAAAAATAAAAGTTTGGAACATCATTACGACACATCAAAATTTTTGGCCTTCTCGCCCGCTGTGGTTTGCAAAATCTCAGGCAATGCTCAAAACTCCCTATGATAAAACAGCATGGATTGATCTAGATACATTCGTCATCCGATCCATCAAACCTCTTATTGATGCTTGTGAAGAAACGGGAATCGCAGTTGTTCCTGAAATTGAACATGGAATCATTACAGGAAAAAAATATGGTTATTATAAGCAAGATGAAGCTGTCTACAATCTTGGAATCATCAGCTATAAAAAAGACAATCCTTTTATTCAACGTTGGGCTGATAACTGCCTGAAAAAATCTGCAGAATTTATGGGAGATCAAGACCTTTTCATTCGTATGGCACACGAAGAAAACGTTGCGATCAAAGAGCTTCCTGAAATTTATAATTGGCGCTTAACAAGTGGTTGGCGCGACGATGTAGCGATTATCCATTTTGCCCATACAGGAAAACAAACTCTTTATATCAACCTTAAAACAGGAGTGATATGA
- a CDS encoding glycosyltransferase family protein — translation MKQGILTGCDERHEWMLKWWWTHYSAHNAYPIMFCDFGMTKSARNWCETKGTVLSLDLPEDFIAPREEIHPTLLKRWEPLYKNASWNARKAWFHKPFVIPHTPFEETIWIDLDAQVKKPLAPFFTALKKSEDGFALCKDTPQGYFLRLHLGLLHPKESAYQAGVIAYRKDSPVIQKWLENCKKYNTLFFSDQDILNRTIHEEQYNIYELSTYYNYIPGYPEFSYPDPLIVHYATNIGKDQIFKKLGVPPT, via the coding sequence ATGAAACAAGGAATTCTCACAGGATGTGACGAAAGACACGAGTGGATGTTAAAATGGTGGTGGACTCATTACTCTGCTCATAATGCTTATCCTATAATGTTTTGTGACTTTGGCATGACCAAAAGTGCCCGCAATTGGTGTGAAACTAAAGGAACTGTTCTTTCACTTGATCTTCCCGAAGACTTCATCGCTCCGCGTGAAGAGATCCACCCTACCCTACTCAAAAGATGGGAACCTCTTTATAAAAACGCTTCGTGGAATGCGCGCAAAGCTTGGTTTCACAAACCATTTGTCATTCCCCATACACCCTTTGAAGAAACCATTTGGATCGATCTCGATGCGCAAGTGAAAAAACCTCTCGCCCCCTTTTTTACTGCGCTCAAAAAATCTGAAGACGGATTTGCTCTTTGTAAAGACACTCCTCAAGGCTATTTCCTCCGCCTCCATCTCGGACTTCTCCATCCCAAAGAGTCTGCCTATCAAGCAGGCGTTATCGCTTACAGAAAAGATTCACCTGTCATCCAAAAATGGTTAGAAAACTGCAAAAAATACAACACCCTATTTTTTTCCGATCAAGATATTCTCAATCGGACAATTCATGAAGAGCAGTATAACATTTACGAACTCTCAACCTACTACAATTACATCCCTGGTTACCCTGAATTTTCCTATCCCGATCCCCTTATTGTTCACTACGCTACAAACATTGGAAAAGACCAAATTTTCAAAAAGCTCGGAGTCCCTCCCACATGA
- a CDS encoding glycosyltransferase family protein translates to MSQGIITGTNARYEWMLKLWWHYYSQTNTHPVTFMDFGMSKSARLWCEKRGDVLTISVPKGVPTGEAKIELSKKREWEVAYKNPWEARKCWFYKPFALLETPYEQTLWVDIDTFIIKPLSPLFELNLYRIALTQEHSRIYNPAKLLPREVSYATSLIGYTKNHPLIKKWAEKTKEWNHLFLGDQEILSRLICEDQVPVTPLPPIYNAKPKSDLSPDTFIVHFGNVAKSELYRKIYNPHQLQ, encoded by the coding sequence ATGAGTCAAGGCATCATCACAGGAACCAACGCACGCTACGAATGGATGCTTAAACTCTGGTGGCATTACTATTCACAAACCAACACCCACCCTGTCACCTTCATGGATTTTGGCATGTCAAAAAGTGCACGTCTCTGGTGCGAAAAAAGAGGAGACGTCCTGACTATATCTGTGCCAAAAGGTGTTCCTACAGGGGAAGCAAAAATCGAACTTTCAAAAAAACGGGAATGGGAAGTCGCTTACAAAAATCCTTGGGAAGCTCGTAAGTGTTGGTTTTACAAACCATTTGCTCTCCTAGAAACACCTTATGAACAAACTCTTTGGGTCGACATCGATACCTTTATCATCAAACCCCTCTCCCCTCTTTTCGAACTCAACCTTTACCGCATCGCGCTGACTCAAGAGCACTCTCGCATTTACAACCCAGCCAAGCTACTTCCTAGAGAAGTTTCCTACGCAACAAGCCTCATTGGCTACACTAAAAATCATCCTCTGATAAAAAAATGGGCAGAAAAAACGAAAGAATGGAACCACCTTTTCCTAGGCGACCAAGAAATTTTAAGTAGGCTGATTTGCGAAGACCAAGTTCCCGTCACTCCCCTCCCTCCTATCTATAACGCAAAACCAAAATCCGACCTTTCCCCCGATACATTTATTGTGCACTTTGGTAATGTCGCAAAGTCAGAATTGTACCGTAAAATCTATAACCCCCATCAGCTTCAATGA
- a CDS encoding glycosyltransferase family protein yields the protein MKTEGILTGCDEPHEWMLKIWWHYYSQTNTYPVAFCDFGMSKSARIWCEKRGTIIDPKVPQNIPVPKEDVDPKLWIEWEQTYTDIIWTSRQVWFQKPYAITQSPFDQTIWLDLDTFVIKPLTPLMEASDESGLAMCRCYDKSIFNSGVISFQTKLPLIQEWADTTTTTTHKFIGDQDVLNYLIQTQNFPIKDMPTIFNRRFQHGITDDTFIIHFSGAFKKEMFEKIYSPNFQ from the coding sequence ATGAAAACAGAAGGAATTCTTACTGGGTGTGACGAACCCCACGAATGGATGCTCAAAATTTGGTGGCATTATTACTCACAAACCAACACTTATCCTGTTGCTTTTTGTGACTTTGGCATGTCGAAAAGTGCACGTATTTGGTGTGAAAAAAGAGGAACAATCATTGACCCTAAAGTTCCCCAAAATATCCCCGTTCCCAAAGAAGACGTCGATCCCAAGCTATGGATAGAGTGGGAACAAACCTACACAGATATCATTTGGACTTCACGCCAAGTTTGGTTTCAAAAACCTTACGCCATCACCCAAAGCCCCTTTGATCAAACCATCTGGCTTGATCTAGATACCTTTGTCATCAAACCCCTCACTCCTCTCATGGAAGCCTCCGACGAATCTGGTCTTGCCATGTGCCGTTGCTATGACAAATCCATCTTCAACTCAGGCGTCATTAGCTTTCAAACCAAGCTCCCTCTCATCCAAGAGTGGGCAGATACAACGACAACGACAACTCACAAATTTATCGGTGACCAAGACGTTCTCAATTACCTCATCCAAACGCAAAACTTTCCCATCAAAGACATGCCCACAATCTTCAACCGTCGGTTCCAACACGGAATTACAGATGATACCTTCATCATCCACTTTTCCGGCGCCTTTAAAAAAGAGATGTTTGAAAAGATCTACAGTCCAAATTTTCAGTAA